The Silene latifolia isolate original U9 population chromosome 4, ASM4854445v1, whole genome shotgun sequence region gttgttgttatatattattactattactattattattattattattattattattattattattattattattattgttggtattattattattaataatcataatctttttattattacttccgttcagttcaattcaattaaGTTAAATtaagttcagatcagttcagttcagttcagatttattaagttcagttcagttcatttcagttcagacaatttcaatCCAAAAGAACAAGGCCGTTCAGTAAAAAAAGACAATTTCAGCTTTGTTGCtactcttcgttccagcttggaacgtatcgtCACCGCGTTTGGCCCGGGTTTTGgagattggcagtggcgccttgctactttcccttttcatcttggtggccttggtgtctatgcggcgggggatgttttacattatgcttttattgcgtcccgtttgcagtctgccgatttgcaggctaagctcctcggacccTCTGGTATTGTAgttgctggccctgcttttgatgatgccgcgcggtATTTTACTGCGACTATAGGCTCTGGTATcataggtaaccctagtgaagtTGCTgtccccaaacttatgaagaaattggcagatatttatttcgctacggttgctgctgcctcagggtctgttttctctttgataCCTCGCTTGACTTGCTTTGTGGCGATCTCGCAGGTTCCCACTCCTCCGATTGGTTGCGTgcgttcctatctcggggttgggcagactatgaacgggaggacgtagcgtagtgtgcttgggtatcgtctgggtgttccgttattcacggtctctCGGCCATGTCCAGCTTGCTCTCGGGATTTTACTGATGATgcttttggggaccacgctgtttcttgtactggtactgtgggcgttaaacatcggcataacctcgtccgtgacactcttttcgacatttgctatagatctggtatttcggcgggaaaggaggttgatgttggtttggttgacgggcatgggggttctcttcgtcctgcggatttgctgctttattcttgggacagggagcgtgatgtgtgcgttgacttgaccgggtcttctcctttgactcagactgagatgacgaattttgtgtctggccgggttgttgctgatgctgctcagcggaagtgtgctaagtatggggatttgtgcgcggtagcgggttatggtttccttccattCTCTTTCTTATCACTTGGAGAGTTGgtttcggatgctgttgccttgctcaagcggatccagaaattctcggtatctcaggatgcgggggctcgggtggccgcttacatttttactaaacttagctttgctgttgctaagggtgtcggagcccagcttgtttctcggctccccaccaatttcatgtaaacttttgtttttcttttaatgaaagctgcgcgcatccctttataataaaaataaaaaataataataataataataataataataataataataataataataataataataataataataataagtaggATTTTAGTTGCGTTTTACCCCTCATAATTCGATACTTAGGTCTCCTTTTTGTCGCCCCTTAGCTAGCTTAGTATGTCAGTTTAACTCGTTTTAGCTTAATCTGTGTCCCTCCCACCATGCCTTGCACACATGGTGTTTTCGAGCTATGTTACTTGCTTTTGTTGACCTTCTTGTAGGTACCTTGCTCGGGAGCTTTAGCGGGACGGAGTTGGAGCGGAATTAGCtattttacttttcttttattttcttcttcaaaatcccgttttgagcgtgcttttgacgtagatcaaataactttgtaattcttgtaattttggttatcatattttatttaccgtaattattatttatgtatgatttaattgtatggcattcacatgtaattattCTAACTTTCTATTTCGACCCAAATtatttgctaaattacgtgttcaccgacatagtctaatctcacatgctaggataaatctatgtttgttgcattgcatgcattacatcgacggcatatcaaatatgaacgatttccctaatcattagtagaggccgctatcgaggcgggcgggattaggtgttcgaattaaagagcttcctaatacgtaccatcaccccttactccagttatctctggacatccgtgtccattgacatctcgagagtcattctagacatagaatgctaagggtaacgagttcttagtgtctatgtcattactttgtgtcttgacatggcacgaggtattcgaatggtttccattttttccacaataaattggtggcctctccacaaatgcaggcttatccaacctttcaccggtttcaatgcctcacaaatcggtaacggcccatgacgtgctttggcaaaccaaggttccgtgggagaagtgtcgccgccacaaaatcaacgcgcgggtgcgcgagGCGCGGGTGCGCGAGGCGCGGGTGACCCATGTCCACAAACCGATATGCATTTGCGCGCGGAAATTAATGGACTAGAAAATGGGGATCTTATAAGTAAGTCCAATTTTGATTGTCGACATCtaatctatgattataaatgagctcatggactaAATGTTCAATTATTGACCTGAAGTCAATTGAAGTTATGAATATTGGAAAATGaaactgtacagtttgcattatcgagtcatTATCTTGTGCATTTAGAGATTAAGTTCATCCTTTGCATGttaattagttttattttatataaattaTTGCATTGTTATATAACTGTTGTTTAGAATTAGTTTTATATCATATGTATGAACATGTtttataatattgttttaaatgGATAAATGTTTAAAAAAAGGAGAAATGTTATCTTACGAGATACTCCAACGAGGATAACTCCCTATAGGAGCCTCTTGAGTTTTGGGAACTCATGATTATATATGAACCTCTACGACACGATTGAAATGTTATCTTGATTATTTCCAAAATGGAATATTTAAATTCATGTAGAGTTTACTTGAAGGAAATTAttattgtctcaacctgaagtttgagcatatgagaataatgatttaaatgagcttcatgctaaacatgtgaaattagtttatgatccagaagtaccataacgattgaaaaataatgtagtcaAAGTCTACAATGAGAATGTCAATTCATACATATGTGGTTTAGTAAAGAAAAGCGCTCAAAATTATTGAatgatttattcaataattatcggattgattctccttaagataaggaattaaggaatgatggctacactcttttttcccttcgactaggttttttgtCCCAAAGGgttttcctagcaaggttttaAGGAGGTAGCACAATAAGCGCATTGATATGCTATGATTATTAAGATGAGTTATTCTTAACATATAATGTTATGTCATCTATCAAGAAGTTCCTTATCACTATTGTGGAAATATTATTTGAAATGATGATCCAAGAGTCATCACAAATGACACACCCTGATTGTGAGAATTAAAGAAATATGAAGATTGAAATTATCAAGGATTTGAAGATATCAAGTTTATCAACTACGATGGATTTTATTCAACGATCGAGAAATTACGTCAAAACATggttcatttcaagatttatCAAGTTATGTAACCATCAGGGGGAGTTGACAcgcgctgtactctttttccttatccgtGGTTTTGTCTCACTGGGTCCATgaaaaggttttaacgaggcagctaTTATCACGTGTGTTTGAAGATTATTATACCATTTTCCTTTCTAGCATTTTCCCATAGGGTTATTTagtaatggacatccaagggggagtgttatgaaatattattattatatggatgtccatatattataagattatagaatatagtatcttatggaaactctaccattgtatgtgtatatataccctCGTAATGGAATATTTAGGTTAtctattttcttttttggtaGTTTTTTTTAGGTCGTCTTCTATGTGCATGTGGAGTTATATGTTTTGTGTGCTCCAAAATTacctatttttcttatttttgtttttgtgttaAAAGTAATAGATGACTTTTGATTGGGATTAAAGGAGGGTGATACAAAAAATATAGATATAAACCATATTATATTAGTATATTATAGGAGAATGATAAATTTAATGGTGTGGTTGTCACCTATCAGTGAGAGTTGTTTTATTGTACtccgtatttatttatttattgatttGCTAATGCAATAAAATTAGCCACACTTGGACATTAATTGAGAGAGCAAATGTACAAAGATCTGGAAGAGTGATGATTATGAGCAGAGGAAATCAAAGCATAGAGTTAAACAGAGAACTTTGTAGGAGCTTGTAATTTAGAGAAAGCCTTGTCAAATTGAGCCCATTTCTGGTCGAGAGTGCCAGTATAGCCGACAGACATGCGGACGAGGCCAGGTGAAATGCCAGCACGGGCCTTTTCCTCGTCGTTCATCTCACTGCTGGTGCTGCTGCCGGAGCAAGACATAAGAGTCTCATAGTAACCCAAGCTTACGGCCATTAACCCAAACTGGGTGCAGTTCTGGAGCTGATACATGAGCCTGTTAGCCCGCTCCTCGGTTTCCATATCCACGCACAAGATACCGCCAAATCCATACTGGGGATTCCCAATGGACTTGAGTAGCTGGTGCTGGGGATGATCTTCTAGACCTGGGTATATGACTTTCAGACCCAACTTGTTCATCCTGTTAGCATATTCCAATGCCCTTGTACAATGCTCTTTCATCCTCAACCCCAAGTGCGGTATTCTTTCTGATAATTCAAAGGCTACTTTTGCGTTCATTGTTGGACCAAGTAACATCAAGGCCCCATGTTGCAAGTCCATCATTGAATTTATCAGGCTCGCCGGTCCACATACAGCACCTGCATTAATCAAAGTACAATCATCAAACATTACTAGTTTTAAACACGTGTAAAAATGCACGGGCCATTACTAAAAAACAACATAAAGTAGGCATTATTAACCCATTTGATTTTTATGATCAAATGAAGTCAACTTCGATTGATTGATATATTATCACAATACACGCAAATAGCTTTTTTTTTGGTGACTTCACATCGTCTATCACTTTGACAACATTAAGGGttcgtttggattgaaggaattagagagaaggggaggggagggaaagggagggatttaattttctttgtttggataaaaaatatgggagaaaggaaatggaaggggagagaaatgagaggacttgttttccctcctatagaacaaactataatctttccaatggtggcaagatttggaaagaaaacattatttgcactctaattataccaccaacatccttcaatcctccatccattcttcatctccctccttcctccccttccatttcccttcatattttttgttatccaaacacccacatttcatttgccctccccttctctcccctcccctcactccccctcccctccccttccctcctaaaattgtatccaaacggaccctaaaaCAAATGGTTTTGATAATCAAAAGTGACAAATTATAGTTAAGTCTCTATATCATTGATcatcaaaattacataaacagaATATAAATGAGATGCAGGTTATATCCTACGAATTGAATAGTACCAGTTTTACTTAATCTTGGTGTTGATTGTTAACTACTCGCATAAATTGTAATCAAGGTACGTGGTTGCGATAGTAACACCACCACATTCCTAAACTAGTACTCCATGCCAATATATCATAATCACATCCGAATttaaggtatcaaaatatcattaTGATAGCTACACTTAACCATAGACTTTAACTCCACATAGACCAAACTTGCTCATACAGAGTACAAGCCTAATTCAAATTTTCTTAACAATATTAATTTGCAATGTGCCTctccgtctcattcatttgtttaactttagtATTCTTTCTgatgagtattttaatcaaagccaaggtaaacaaatgattaagatgGAGGGAATACTTCCATCAAAAGAACAGGAGTACCTTACATGTGACATATCTCTATGTGAATCAATTTCTATGGACATTAGATAAACCCTCAAGAGAAATCACACACTTGGTTCGGTGAcgctcataataataataataataataataataataatatacctGCGATGATGTCGGCGCCACCGCTAATATACTTGGAGATGCTGTGGAGGACGACATCAGCACCAAGGCGCGCAGGAGAAATGACCATGGGCGCAAAAGTATTATCCACCACGGCCACAGTCCCTTTGGCATGAGCAATCCTGCAGAGCTCAGGAATGTCGGCTACCGTGAGGGTTGGATTAGAGATAGATTCAAAGTAGAGGAGCTTAGTCCTGCCCACCTGAATAGCAGCCTCCACGGCCG contains the following coding sequences:
- the LOC141653713 gene encoding methionine gamma-lyase, whose product is MATEISGANMVATAFPHTKGNKKRSAGDDDNDNFTPTILITKKPHLNKEDPVVALANVRHEFGEHGGVNMSIEASATFTVMEPETMGRLFSGELGPDRDFYVYSRHFNPTVLNLGRLMAAMEGTEAAYCTASGMSAISSVLFQLVGAGGHVVASQTLYGGTHALLTHFLPRACGITTSFVNISDHAAVEAAIQVGRTKLLYFESISNPTLTVADIPELCRIAHAKGTVAVVDNTFAPMVISPARLGADVVLHSISKYISGGADIIAGAVCGPASLINSMMDLQHGALMLLGPTMNAKVAFELSERIPHLGLRMKEHCTRALEYANRMNKLGLKVIYPGLEDHPQHQLLKSIGNPQYGFGGILCVDMETEERANRLMYQLQNCTQFGLMAVSLGYYETLMSCSGSSTSSEMNDEEKARAGISPGLVRMSVGYTGTLDQKWAQFDKAFSKLQAPTKFSV